Proteins encoded by one window of Burkholderia plantarii:
- a CDS encoding primosomal protein N', producing MRGNGFVRVALDHPLATLFDYRYGAAVPPERGMLVQVPFGKRLAVGLICEVATHTEVPANRLREVTEVCSELPPLSDAWLELIAFAADYYQRGRGEVALPALPQALRDASRWGRLLAPEVRYRLLPAGREALPDALPARAAALRRLAQALVEAPSLGLPELRALHPKASATLDAWCEAGWAARDEISIADAGGQPVDNRVGAAVPPPLTAEQQDALDAISAARGFAAFLLHGVTGSGKTEVYLRALAALLDARPDAQALVLVPEINLTPQFEAAFRARFAAVMPGDAIVTLHSGLAEGERARHWLAAHTGRARIVLGTRLAVLASLPSLAMIVVDEEHEPAYKQQEGLRYSARDLAVWRAKQLDVPVVLGSATPSLESWWLAEQGRYQRLTLSRRAVADAVLPSVRLVDLEEERRRGRASLGGLSGPLVAALKGRLERGEQSLIFLNRRGYAPALACDACGWVAGCPRCSAYVVLHKPERALRCHHCGWESRIPHACPECGNVDLAPLGRGTQRVEETLAEAVPGARILRIDADSTRRKGSAQALFSDVHAGEIDILVGTQMIAKGHDFRRVSLVGVLNADTALFSHDFRATERLFAQLMQVSGRAGRAGLAGDVLIQTRYPRHALYHALARHDYVGFANSTLAERRDAHLPPFVYQALLRAEGRTLEAAIAFLQAGAAALAALPGAERVTVYDAVPLTIVKVMHVHRAQLLVESASRVVLQRVLAAWQPLLRELKGVLRWSVEVDPLDI from the coding sequence ATGAGAGGGAACGGCTTCGTCCGCGTCGCGCTCGACCATCCGCTGGCGACGCTGTTCGACTACCGCTACGGCGCGGCGGTGCCGCCCGAGCGCGGCATGCTCGTGCAGGTGCCGTTCGGAAAACGGCTCGCCGTCGGGCTGATCTGCGAAGTTGCCACTCACACCGAGGTCCCCGCGAACCGCCTGCGCGAGGTGACCGAGGTCTGCTCCGAACTGCCGCCGCTGTCCGACGCCTGGCTCGAACTGATCGCGTTCGCGGCCGACTATTACCAGCGCGGGCGCGGCGAGGTCGCGCTGCCGGCGCTGCCGCAGGCGCTGCGCGACGCGTCGCGCTGGGGCCGCCTGCTGGCGCCCGAAGTCCGTTATCGACTGCTGCCGGCCGGCCGCGAGGCGCTGCCCGACGCGCTGCCGGCGCGCGCGGCGGCGCTGCGCCGGCTCGCGCAGGCGCTCGTCGAGGCGCCCTCGCTCGGCCTGCCCGAATTGCGCGCGCTGCATCCGAAGGCGAGCGCGACGCTCGACGCCTGGTGCGAGGCCGGCTGGGCCGCGCGCGACGAAATCTCGATCGCCGACGCCGGTGGACAACCGGTGGACAACCGGGTCGGCGCGGCTGTGCCGCCGCCGCTGACGGCCGAGCAGCAGGACGCGCTCGACGCGATCAGCGCGGCGCGCGGCTTCGCGGCGTTCCTGTTGCACGGCGTGACGGGCAGCGGCAAGACCGAGGTCTACCTGCGCGCGCTGGCGGCGCTGCTCGACGCGCGGCCCGACGCGCAGGCGCTGGTGCTGGTGCCCGAGATCAACCTCACGCCGCAGTTCGAGGCCGCGTTCCGCGCGCGCTTCGCGGCCGTGATGCCCGGCGACGCGATCGTCACGCTGCACAGCGGGCTCGCCGAGGGCGAGCGCGCGCGGCACTGGCTCGCCGCGCACACCGGCCGCGCGCGGATCGTGCTCGGCACGCGGCTCGCGGTGCTGGCCTCGCTGCCGTCGCTGGCGATGATCGTGGTGGACGAGGAGCACGAGCCCGCCTACAAGCAGCAGGAAGGCCTGCGCTACTCGGCGCGCGATCTGGCCGTGTGGCGCGCCAAGCAGCTCGACGTGCCGGTGGTGCTCGGCTCGGCCACGCCGTCGCTCGAAAGCTGGTGGCTCGCCGAGCAGGGGCGCTACCAGCGGCTCACGCTGTCGCGGCGCGCGGTGGCCGACGCGGTGCTGCCGAGCGTGCGGCTCGTCGATCTGGAAGAGGAACGGCGGCGCGGGCGCGCCTCGCTCGGCGGGCTGTCGGGGCCACTGGTGGCGGCGCTGAAGGGGCGCCTCGAACGCGGCGAGCAGAGCCTGATCTTCCTGAACCGCCGCGGCTACGCGCCGGCGCTGGCCTGCGACGCCTGCGGCTGGGTCGCCGGCTGCCCGCGCTGCAGCGCCTACGTGGTGCTGCACAAGCCCGAGCGCGCGCTGCGCTGCCACCATTGCGGCTGGGAATCGCGGATTCCGCATGCCTGCCCGGAGTGCGGCAACGTCGATCTCGCGCCGCTCGGCCGCGGCACCCAGCGCGTCGAGGAAACGCTTGCCGAGGCGGTGCCCGGCGCGCGGATCCTGCGCATCGACGCCGACAGCACGCGCCGCAAGGGCAGCGCGCAGGCGCTGTTCTCCGACGTCCACGCGGGCGAGATCGACATCCTGGTCGGCACCCAGATGATCGCGAAGGGCCACGACTTCCGGCGCGTCTCGCTGGTCGGCGTGCTGAACGCCGACACCGCGCTGTTCTCGCACGACTTTCGCGCCACCGAGCGGCTGTTCGCGCAGTTGATGCAGGTAAGCGGGCGCGCCGGCCGCGCCGGGCTGGCCGGCGACGTGCTGATCCAGACGCGCTATCCGCGCCACGCGCTCTACCACGCGCTGGCGCGCCACGATTACGTCGGCTTCGCCAATTCAACGCTGGCCGAGCGGCGCGACGCGCACCTGCCGCCGTTCGTCTACCAGGCGCTGCTGCGCGCCGAGGGGCGCACGCTGGAGGCCGCGATCGCGTTCCTGCAGGCCGGCGCGGCCGCGCTCGCCGCGCTGCCCGGGGCCGAGCGCGTGACCGTCTACGACGCGGTGCCGTTGACGATCGTGAAGGTGATGCACGTGCATCGCGCGCAGCTGCTGGTCGAAAGCGCGTCGCGCGTGGTGCTGCAGCGCGTGCTCGCCGCGTGGCAGCCGCTGCTGCGCGAGCTGAAGGGGGTGTTGCGCTGGAGTGTCGAAGTCGATCCGCTCGATATCTGA
- a CDS encoding transporter substrate-binding domain-containing protein: protein MNRWNPRAALALACALACGLAAGGALAAQPQATLRFGVEAQYAPFESKAADGTLQGFDIDVGNAVCRVAQLSCRWVETSFDGLIPALQGRKFDAINSAMNATEQRRQAIAFTTIIYRVPTQLIARSASGLLPTPESLAGKRVGVLQGSIQETYANAHWANAGVTVVAYQDQNQVYADLVSGRLDATLVLAPAGQRGFLSRPDGNGFGFVGQPVRDDRILGSGIGFGLRKGDDALKARLDDAIDKLKADGTVRALGRKYFGDIDISAK, encoded by the coding sequence ATGAACCGATGGAACCCGCGCGCGGCGCTCGCGCTGGCCTGCGCCCTGGCGTGCGGCCTCGCCGCCGGCGGCGCGCTGGCGGCGCAGCCGCAGGCAACGCTGCGCTTCGGCGTCGAGGCGCAGTACGCGCCGTTCGAATCGAAGGCGGCCGACGGCACGCTGCAGGGCTTCGACATCGACGTCGGCAACGCCGTGTGCCGGGTCGCGCAGTTGTCGTGCAGATGGGTCGAGACCTCGTTCGACGGACTGATTCCGGCACTGCAGGGTCGCAAGTTCGATGCGATCAATTCGGCGATGAATGCCACCGAGCAGCGCCGCCAGGCGATCGCGTTCACCACCATCATCTATCGCGTGCCGACGCAGCTGATCGCGCGCAGCGCCAGCGGGCTGCTGCCCACCCCCGAATCGCTCGCGGGCAAGCGGGTGGGCGTGTTGCAGGGCTCGATCCAGGAGACCTACGCGAACGCCCACTGGGCGAACGCGGGCGTGACGGTGGTGGCCTATCAGGATCAGAACCAGGTGTATGCGGATCTCGTCTCGGGTCGCCTCGACGCCACGCTGGTGCTCGCGCCGGCCGGCCAGCGCGGATTCCTGTCGCGGCCCGACGGCAACGGCTTCGGCTTCGTCGGCCAGCCGGTGCGCGACGACCGCATCCTCGGCAGCGGGATCGGCTTCGGGCTGCGCAAGGGCGACGACGCGCTGAAGGCGCGCCTCGACGACGCGATCGACAAGCTCAAGGCCGACGGCACCGTGCGGGCGCTCGGCCGCAAGTACTTCGGCGATATCGACATCTCGGCGAAGTAA
- the putA gene encoding trifunctional transcriptional regulator/proline dehydrogenase/L-glutamate gamma-semialdehyde dehydrogenase — MASTTLGVKVDDLLRSRLKDAAARLERTPHWLIKQAIFAYLERIEHGQLPAELSGRSGFAELADSQADAEDGAPHPFLEFAQSVQPQSVLRAAITAAYRRPEPECVPFLIGQARLPANLASEVQTMAGRLVETLRTKSSGGGVEGLIHEFSLSSQEGVALMCLAEALLRIPDRATRDALIRDKISKGDWRSHVGHAPSLFVNAATWGLMITGKLVTTNSEAGLSSALTRMIGKGGEPLIRKGVDMAMRLMGEQFVTGETISEALANSRKYEARGFRYSYDMLGEAATTEEDALRYYASYEQAIHAIGKAAGSRGIYEGPGISIKLSALHARYSRAQQDRTMTELLPRVRALALLARRYDIGLNIDAEEADRLEISLDLLEALCFDPELTGWNGIGFVVQAYQKRCPFVIDYLIDLARRSRHRLMIRLVKGAYWDSEIKRAQVDGLEGYPVYTRKIYTDVSYLACAKKLLGAPDAVYPQFATHNAHTLSAIYHLAGQNYYPGQYEFQCLHGMGEPLYEEVTGRDKLNRPCRVYAPVGTHETLLAYLVRRLLENGANTSFVNRIADKTVAVKDLVADPVEESARIVPLGAPHAKIPLPRQLYGDSRANSMGLDLSNEHRLASLSSALLTSAHHPWRAAPLLADEALADAPAREVRNPADQRDVVGTVSEATPEHVSAALAHAVSAAPIWQATPVEARADCLARAADLLEAQMHTLMGLVVREAGKSLPNAVAEIREAIDFLRYYSAQIRDEFSNDTHRPLGPVVCISPWNFPLAIFMGQVAAALAAGNTVLAKPAEQTPLIAAQAVRLLREAGVPAGAVQLLPGDGETVGAALVSDPRTRAVMFTGSTEVARLINKVLAARLDPDGKPIPLIAETGGQNAMIVDSSALAEQVVADVMNSAFDSAGQRCSALRVLCLQDDVADRTLTMLKGAMHELSLGNPDRLSTDVGPVIDAEAKRTIDTHIAAMKDKGHAVTQLPMPDGCAQGTFVPPTLIEIGSIDELKREVFGPVLHVVRYRRSALDKLLDQVRATGYGLTLGIHTRIDETIAHVIGRAHVGNIYVNRNVVGAVVGVQPFGGEGLSGTGPKAGGALYLQRLLATRPAGLPKSLEASLMVDAPVDGESGDNPSSALAALRDWLIEQREPALAARCESYLAHVLAGATAVLPGPTGERNTYTLGPRGTVLCVAATARGARAQLAAVLATGNRALFAGAAGEALAAALPAALKPYAGVRKQPDASFDAVLFEGDSDELLALVKEVAQRPGPIVSVQGVAAGAFENGDEDYALERLLTERSVSVNTAAAGGNANLMTIG; from the coding sequence ATGGCAAGCACCACCCTAGGCGTCAAAGTCGACGATCTGCTTCGCTCGCGTCTCAAGGACGCCGCCGCGCGACTGGAGCGCACCCCCCACTGGCTGATCAAGCAGGCCATCTTCGCGTACCTCGAACGCATCGAGCACGGCCAGCTGCCGGCCGAGCTGTCGGGCCGCAGCGGCTTCGCCGAGCTGGCCGACAGCCAGGCCGACGCCGAAGACGGCGCCCCGCACCCGTTCCTCGAATTCGCGCAGAGCGTGCAGCCGCAGTCGGTGCTGCGCGCGGCGATCACCGCCGCGTACCGTCGCCCGGAACCCGAGTGCGTGCCGTTCCTGATCGGCCAGGCGCGGTTGCCGGCCAACCTCGCCAGCGAGGTCCAGACGATGGCGGGCAGGCTGGTCGAGACGCTGCGCACCAAGAGTTCGGGCGGCGGCGTGGAAGGGCTGATCCACGAATTCTCGCTGTCGAGCCAGGAAGGCGTGGCGCTGATGTGCCTGGCCGAGGCGCTGCTGCGGATCCCCGATCGCGCCACGCGCGACGCGCTGATCCGCGACAAGATCAGCAAGGGCGACTGGCGCTCGCACGTCGGCCATGCGCCGTCGCTGTTCGTCAACGCGGCCACCTGGGGGCTGATGATCACCGGCAAGCTGGTCACGACCAACAGCGAGGCGGGGCTCTCGTCGGCGCTCACGCGCATGATCGGCAAGGGCGGCGAGCCGCTGATCCGCAAGGGCGTGGACATGGCGATGCGCCTGATGGGCGAGCAGTTCGTGACCGGCGAGACGATCTCGGAGGCGCTCGCCAACAGCCGCAAGTACGAGGCGCGCGGCTTCCGCTACTCCTACGACATGCTCGGCGAGGCCGCTACCACCGAGGAGGACGCGCTGCGCTACTACGCGTCCTACGAGCAGGCGATCCACGCGATCGGCAAGGCCGCCGGCAGCCGCGGCATCTACGAAGGCCCGGGCATCTCGATCAAGCTGTCGGCGCTGCACGCGCGCTACTCGCGCGCGCAGCAGGACCGCACCATGACCGAGCTGCTGCCGCGCGTGCGTGCGCTCGCGCTGCTGGCGCGCCGCTACGACATCGGCCTGAACATCGACGCCGAGGAAGCGGACCGCCTCGAGATTTCGCTCGACCTGCTCGAGGCGCTCTGCTTCGATCCGGAGCTGACCGGCTGGAACGGCATCGGCTTCGTGGTGCAGGCGTACCAGAAGCGCTGCCCGTTCGTGATCGACTACCTGATCGATCTGGCGCGCCGCAGCCGTCACCGCCTGATGATCCGGCTCGTGAAGGGCGCCTATTGGGATTCGGAGATCAAGCGCGCGCAGGTGGACGGCCTGGAGGGCTATCCGGTCTACACGCGCAAGATCTACACCGACGTGTCGTACCTGGCCTGTGCGAAGAAGCTGCTCGGCGCGCCCGACGCGGTCTATCCGCAGTTCGCCACGCACAACGCGCACACGCTCTCGGCGATCTATCACCTGGCCGGCCAGAACTACTACCCGGGCCAGTACGAGTTCCAGTGCCTGCACGGCATGGGCGAGCCGCTCTACGAGGAAGTGACGGGCCGCGACAAGCTGAACCGGCCGTGCCGCGTCTACGCGCCGGTCGGCACGCATGAAACGCTGCTTGCGTATCTGGTGCGCCGCCTGCTCGAGAACGGCGCGAACACCTCGTTCGTGAACCGGATCGCCGACAAGACGGTGGCCGTGAAGGATCTGGTGGCCGATCCGGTCGAGGAATCGGCGCGCATCGTGCCGCTCGGCGCGCCGCACGCGAAGATCCCGCTGCCGCGCCAGCTCTACGGCGATTCGCGCGCCAACTCGATGGGCCTCGACCTGTCGAACGAGCACCGGCTCGCGTCGCTGTCGTCGGCACTGCTGACGAGCGCGCACCACCCGTGGCGCGCCGCGCCGCTGCTGGCCGACGAGGCGCTGGCCGACGCGCCGGCGCGCGAGGTGCGCAATCCGGCCGACCAGCGCGACGTGGTGGGCACCGTCAGCGAGGCGACGCCCGAGCACGTCAGCGCGGCGCTCGCGCACGCGGTGTCGGCCGCGCCGATCTGGCAGGCCACGCCGGTCGAGGCGCGCGCCGACTGCCTGGCGCGCGCCGCGGACCTGCTCGAGGCGCAGATGCACACGCTGATGGGCCTGGTGGTGCGCGAGGCGGGCAAATCGCTGCCGAACGCCGTGGCCGAGATCCGCGAGGCGATCGACTTCCTGCGCTACTACTCGGCGCAGATCCGCGACGAGTTCTCGAACGACACGCATCGCCCGCTCGGTCCGGTGGTCTGCATCAGCCCGTGGAATTTCCCGCTGGCGATCTTCATGGGCCAGGTGGCCGCCGCGCTGGCGGCCGGCAACACGGTGCTGGCCAAGCCGGCCGAGCAGACCCCGCTGATCGCGGCGCAGGCCGTGCGCCTGCTGCGCGAGGCAGGCGTGCCGGCCGGCGCGGTGCAACTGCTGCCCGGCGACGGCGAGACGGTGGGCGCGGCGCTGGTGTCGGATCCGCGCACGCGCGCCGTGATGTTCACCGGCTCGACCGAGGTCGCGCGCCTGATCAACAAGGTGCTGGCGGCCCGGCTCGACCCGGACGGCAAGCCGATCCCGCTGATCGCCGAGACCGGCGGCCAGAACGCGATGATCGTCGATTCGTCGGCGCTGGCCGAGCAGGTGGTGGCCGACGTGATGAACTCGGCGTTCGACTCGGCCGGCCAGCGCTGCTCCGCGCTGCGCGTGCTGTGCCTGCAGGACGACGTGGCCGACCGTACGCTGACGATGCTGAAGGGCGCGATGCACGAGCTGTCGCTCGGCAACCCGGACCGACTGTCGACCGATGTCGGCCCGGTGATCGACGCCGAGGCGAAGCGCACCATCGACACGCACATCGCCGCGATGAAGGACAAGGGCCATGCGGTGACCCAGCTGCCGATGCCGGATGGCTGCGCGCAGGGCACCTTCGTGCCGCCGACGCTGATCGAGATCGGCAGCATCGACGAGCTGAAGCGCGAGGTGTTCGGCCCGGTGCTGCACGTGGTGCGCTACCGCCGCAGCGCGCTCGACAAGCTGCTCGACCAGGTGCGCGCGACCGGCTACGGGCTTACGCTCGGCATCCACACGCGCATCGACGAGACCATCGCACACGTGATCGGCCGCGCGCACGTGGGCAACATCTACGTGAACCGCAACGTGGTGGGCGCGGTGGTGGGCGTGCAGCCGTTCGGCGGCGAGGGCCTGTCGGGCACCGGCCCGAAGGCGGGCGGCGCGCTCTACCTGCAGCGCCTGCTGGCCACGCGTCCGGCCGGGCTGCCGAAGTCGCTGGAGGCGTCGCTGATGGTCGATGCGCCGGTGGACGGCGAGTCGGGTGATAATCCGTCCTCGGCGCTGGCCGCGCTGCGCGACTGGCTGATCGAACAACGCGAGCCGGCGCTCGCCGCGCGCTGCGAGAGCTATCTGGCGCACGTACTGGCGGGCGCCACCGCGGTACTGCCGGGGCCGACCGGCGAACGCAACACCTACACGCTCGGCCCGCGCGGCACGGTGCTGTGCGTGGCGGCGACCGCCAGGGGCGCGCGCGCGCAGCTTGCGGCGGTGCTGGCCACCGGCAACCGCGCGCTGTTCGCGGGCGCCGCGGGCGAGGCGCTGGCCGCCGCGCTGCCGGCCGCGCTGAAGCCATATGCGGGCGTGCGCAAGCAACCCGATGCGAGCTTCGACGCGGTGCTGTTCGAAGGCGACAGCGACGAGTTGCTGGCGCTCGTGAAGGAGGTGGCGCAGCGCCCCGGGCCGATCGTGTCGGTGCAGGGCGTGGCGGCGGGCGCCTTCGAGAACGGCGACGAGGATTACGCGCTGGAACGCCTGCTGACCGAGCGCTCGGTCAGCGTGAACACCGCGGCGGCAGGCGGCAACGCGAACCTGATGACGATCGGCTGA
- a CDS encoding branched-chain amino acid ABC transporter substrate-binding protein has translation MQHTMKKVAGATFVAVMSLAGTAYAEDVKIGFAAPMTGAQAHYGKDMQNGIVLAIEDFNATKPVIGGKPVTFVLDTQDDQADPRTGTTVAQKLVDDGIKGMLGHFNSGTTIPASRIYANAGIPEIAMATAPEYTMQGYKTTFRMMTSDTQQGSVAGAFAVKDLGMKRIAIVDDRTAYGQGLADQFEKAAKAAGATIVDREFTNDKAVDFKAILTKLKAAKPDLIYYGGADSQGAPMVKQMKSLGIATAPLMSGEMVHTPTFLKIAGDASDGTIASLAGLPLNDMPGGKAYADKYKKRFGEDVQTYSPYAYDGAMAMFNAMKKADSTDPAKYLPVLAKTDMAGVTSTHIAYDSKGDLRNGGITMYKVVKGEWVPLKSIGGK, from the coding sequence ATGCAACACACGATGAAAAAAGTGGCAGGCGCAACGTTCGTTGCCGTTATGTCGCTGGCGGGGACCGCATACGCGGAAGACGTGAAGATCGGCTTCGCGGCGCCGATGACGGGAGCGCAGGCGCACTACGGCAAGGACATGCAGAACGGCATCGTGCTGGCGATCGAGGACTTCAACGCGACGAAGCCCGTGATCGGCGGCAAGCCGGTGACGTTCGTGCTCGACACGCAGGACGACCAGGCCGACCCGCGCACGGGTACCACGGTCGCGCAGAAGCTCGTCGACGACGGTATCAAGGGCATGCTGGGTCACTTCAACTCGGGCACCACGATCCCGGCCTCGCGCATCTACGCGAACGCCGGCATCCCGGAAATCGCCATGGCGACGGCGCCTGAGTACACGATGCAGGGCTACAAGACCACGTTCCGGATGATGACGTCCGACACGCAGCAGGGCTCGGTGGCCGGCGCGTTCGCGGTGAAGGATCTGGGCATGAAGCGGATCGCCATCGTCGACGACCGCACCGCCTACGGCCAGGGCCTTGCCGACCAGTTCGAGAAGGCCGCCAAGGCAGCCGGCGCGACCATCGTCGATCGTGAGTTCACGAACGACAAGGCCGTCGACTTCAAGGCGATCCTGACCAAGCTGAAGGCCGCCAAGCCGGACCTGATCTATTACGGCGGCGCCGACTCGCAGGGTGCGCCGATGGTCAAGCAGATGAAGTCGCTCGGCATCGCCACGGCACCGCTGATGAGCGGCGAGATGGTGCACACGCCGACCTTCCTGAAGATCGCCGGTGATGCGTCGGACGGCACGATCGCGTCGCTCGCGGGCCTGCCGCTGAACGACATGCCGGGCGGCAAGGCCTACGCCGACAAGTACAAGAAGCGTTTCGGCGAGGACGTGCAGACCTACTCGCCGTATGCCTACGATGGCGCGATGGCGATGTTCAACGCGATGAAGAAGGCCGACTCGACCGATCCGGCCAAGTACCTGCCGGTGCTGGCGAAGACCGACATGGCCGGCGTGACCTCGACGCACATCGCCTACGACTCGAAGGGTGACCTGCGCAACGGCGGCATCACGATGTACAAGGTCGTGAAGGGCGAGTGGGTGCCGCTCAAGAGCATCGGCGGCAAGTAA
- the hemE gene encoding uroporphyrinogen decarboxylase has product MAHNLLNDTFLRALLRQPTDYTPIWLMRQAGRYLPEYNATRSRAGSFLGLAKNPAYATEVTLQPLERYPLDAAILFSDILTIPDAMGLGLEFQAGEGPKFAHPVRTEADVARLAVPDIGATLGYVTDAVREIRRALTDAQGRQRVPLIGFSGSPWTLACYMVEGGGSDDFRTVKSMAYARPDLMQRILDVNVDAVAAYLNAQIEAGAQAVMIFDTWGGALADGAYQRLSLDPIRRVVAQLKREHDGERVPVITFTKGGGLWLEDIAASGVDAVGLDWTVNLGRARERVGGSVALQGNIDPSILFAPPATIRMEARAVLDSYGNHPGHVFNLGHGISQFTPPEHVAELVDEVHRHSRTLRAGSLG; this is encoded by the coding sequence GTGGCTCATAACCTGCTCAACGACACCTTCCTGCGCGCGCTGCTGCGCCAGCCGACCGACTACACGCCGATCTGGCTGATGCGCCAGGCGGGCCGTTATCTGCCGGAATACAACGCCACCCGCTCGCGCGCCGGCAGTTTCCTCGGGCTCGCGAAGAACCCGGCATATGCGACGGAAGTGACGCTGCAGCCGCTCGAACGCTATCCGCTCGACGCGGCGATCCTGTTCTCCGACATCCTGACGATCCCCGACGCGATGGGGCTCGGCCTCGAGTTCCAGGCCGGCGAGGGGCCGAAGTTCGCGCATCCGGTGCGCACCGAGGCCGACGTCGCGCGCCTCGCGGTGCCCGACATCGGCGCGACGCTCGGCTACGTGACCGACGCGGTGCGCGAGATCCGCCGCGCGCTGACCGACGCGCAGGGGCGCCAGCGCGTGCCGCTGATCGGCTTCTCGGGCAGCCCGTGGACGCTCGCCTGCTACATGGTGGAAGGCGGTGGCTCCGACGATTTCCGCACGGTGAAGTCGATGGCCTACGCGCGGCCCGACCTGATGCAGCGCATCCTCGACGTGAACGTCGACGCGGTGGCCGCCTACCTCAACGCGCAGATCGAAGCGGGCGCGCAGGCCGTGATGATCTTCGACACCTGGGGCGGCGCGCTGGCCGACGGCGCCTACCAGCGGCTCTCGCTCGACCCGATCCGCCGCGTCGTCGCGCAGCTCAAGCGCGAACACGACGGTGAGCGCGTGCCGGTGATCACCTTCACCAAGGGCGGCGGGCTCTGGCTCGAGGACATCGCCGCCAGCGGCGTGGACGCGGTCGGCCTCGACTGGACCGTCAACCTCGGCCGCGCGCGCGAGCGCGTGGGCGGCAGCGTGGCGCTGCAGGGGAACATCGATCCGTCGATCCTGTTCGCGCCGCCGGCGACGATCCGCATGGAAGCGCGCGCGGTGCTCGACAGCTACGGCAACCATCCGGGCCACGTGTTCAACCTCGGCCACGGGATTTCGCAGTTCACGCCGCCCGAGCACGTCGCGGAACTCGTCGACGAAGTGCATCGGCACAGCAGGACGCTGCGCGCGGGCTCGCTGGGCTGA
- a CDS encoding pyridoxal phosphate-dependent aminotransferase: protein MQSATTPRSKLPDVGTNIFTVIGRLAAEHDALNLAQGAPNFAPDPALVERVARAMRDGHNQYAPMPGVVALREALAAKTERLTGARYDPGSEITVVASASEGLYATISALVHPGDEVLYFEPSFDSYAPIVRLQGAVPVAIKLSPETLRIDWDEVAAALTPRTRMIIVNTPHNPTATVFGAGDLARLERLTRDTGIVILSDEVYEHMVYDGAPHHGMASRPELAGRSVIVSSFGKSFHVTGWRVGYCLAPALLMDEIRKVHQFMAFAADTPMQVAFAEALAEPQSYLGLAPFYQRKRDLLARELAGSRFELLPSEGTFFMLARFRHLSDERDGDFVLRLIREARVATIPLSAFHADGTDTGVIRLSFAKDDATLVEGARRLSAF, encoded by the coding sequence ATGCAGAGCGCCACCACGCCCCGCTCCAAACTGCCGGACGTCGGCACCAACATCTTCACCGTGATCGGCCGGCTCGCCGCCGAGCACGACGCGCTGAACCTCGCGCAGGGCGCGCCGAACTTCGCGCCCGATCCCGCGCTCGTCGAGCGCGTGGCGCGCGCCATGCGCGACGGCCACAACCAGTACGCGCCGATGCCGGGCGTGGTGGCGCTGCGCGAGGCGCTCGCGGCGAAGACCGAGCGCCTGACCGGCGCGCGCTACGATCCGGGCAGCGAGATCACCGTGGTGGCGAGCGCGAGCGAGGGGCTCTACGCGACCATCAGCGCGCTCGTGCATCCCGGCGACGAGGTGCTCTACTTCGAGCCGTCGTTCGACAGCTACGCGCCGATCGTGCGCCTGCAGGGCGCCGTGCCGGTGGCGATCAAGCTCTCGCCCGAGACGCTGCGGATCGACTGGGACGAGGTGGCCGCCGCGCTGACGCCGCGCACGCGCATGATCATCGTCAACACGCCGCACAATCCGACCGCCACCGTGTTCGGCGCCGGCGATCTCGCGCGGCTCGAACGGCTCACGCGCGACACCGGCATCGTGATCCTTTCCGACGAGGTCTACGAGCACATGGTCTACGACGGCGCGCCGCATCACGGCATGGCGAGCCGGCCCGAGCTGGCCGGGCGCAGCGTGATCGTGTCGTCGTTCGGCAAGTCGTTCCACGTGACCGGCTGGCGCGTGGGCTACTGCCTCGCGCCGGCGCTGCTGATGGACGAGATCCGCAAGGTGCATCAGTTCATGGCGTTCGCGGCCGACACGCCGATGCAGGTCGCGTTCGCCGAGGCGCTGGCCGAGCCGCAGAGCTATCTCGGGCTCGCGCCGTTCTACCAGCGCAAGCGCGACCTGCTCGCGCGCGAGCTGGCCGGCTCGCGCTTCGAACTGCTGCCGAGCGAGGGCACGTTCTTCATGCTCGCGCGCTTTCGCCATCTCAGCGACGAGCGCGACGGCGATTTCGTGCTGCGGCTGATCCGCGAGGCACGCGTCGCGACCATCCCGCTGTCGGCCTTCCACGCCGACGGCACCGACACCGGCGTGATCCGGCTCAGCTTCGCGAAGGACGACGCGACGCTCGTGGAAGGCGCGCGACGCCTGAGCGCCTTCTGA